A genomic segment from Geitlerinema sp. PCC 7407 encodes:
- the corA gene encoding magnesium/cobalt transporter CorA — protein MVRVRLGKGISQLLNNHNDDDESYVDYHYDEPGMSPGTLVIEEDAPPPTLVLIDYSQAAATRVVLRTPEECAVYLDSQSVSWVDVQGLGSEDILKRLGSVFSLHPLVLEDIVNVPQRPKVEDYTDQLLIIAWMVMPDPKGESFVREQVSFILGPHYLLTVQEEPDLDTFHPVRERIRGSKGNIRRLGPDYLTYALLDAIIDGFFPILEAYGERIEDLEDEVVRHPTRQTLTAIHTLKRELLTLRRSIWPQREMLNSLIRDHSALISPEVQIYLRDCYDHTVQILDMVETYRELASSLMDVYLSSVSNRMNEIMKVLTVISTIFIPLTFIAGIYGMNFDPSVSPWNMPELRWYWGYPACLVAMGAIAMALVMFFWQRGWFKDLSAIEDDGHQRHR, from the coding sequence TGGTGAGAGTCAGGCTCGGCAAAGGTATATCGCAACTGCTCAACAATCACAATGACGATGATGAGTCCTATGTGGACTACCACTACGACGAACCGGGCATGTCGCCGGGCACCCTCGTCATCGAAGAAGACGCCCCACCTCCGACTCTGGTCCTGATCGACTACAGCCAAGCCGCCGCAACCCGAGTCGTCCTGCGAACCCCCGAAGAGTGTGCCGTCTACCTCGATAGCCAGTCGGTGTCGTGGGTCGACGTCCAGGGCCTCGGCAGCGAAGACATTCTCAAGCGCCTGGGCAGCGTCTTCAGCCTGCACCCCCTTGTTCTCGAAGACATTGTCAACGTCCCCCAGCGCCCTAAGGTCGAGGACTACACCGATCAGCTGCTGATCATTGCCTGGATGGTCATGCCCGACCCCAAGGGAGAGAGCTTTGTGCGGGAGCAGGTCAGCTTCATCCTCGGGCCGCACTACCTGCTGACAGTCCAGGAGGAGCCTGATCTCGATACCTTTCATCCGGTGCGAGAGCGCATTCGGGGCAGCAAGGGCAACATTCGCCGCCTCGGGCCGGACTACCTGACCTACGCCTTGCTAGACGCCATCATTGACGGCTTCTTCCCGATCCTCGAGGCCTATGGCGAGCGCATCGAAGATCTCGAAGACGAAGTGGTGCGCCATCCCACTCGCCAAACCCTCACAGCGATTCATACCCTCAAGCGCGAGCTGCTTACCCTGCGCCGCTCCATTTGGCCGCAGCGGGAAATGCTCAATAGTTTGATTCGCGATCACAGCGCGCTGATTAGCCCTGAGGTGCAGATCTACCTGCGGGACTGCTACGACCACACGGTCCAGATCCTGGACATGGTCGAGACCTATCGCGAACTGGCGTCCAGCCTGATGGACGTTTATCTCTCCTCTGTTAGCAACCGCATGAATGAGATCATGAAAGTCCTCACGGTCATCTCGACAATCTTCATTCCGCTGACGTTCATTGCGGGTATCTATGGCATGAACTTTGACCCCAGCGTGTCGCCCTGGAATATGCCTGAGCTGCGCTGGTACTGGGGATATCCGGCTTGTCTGGTGGCGATGGGCGCGATCGCCATGGCGCTGGTGATGTTTTTCTGGCAGCGGGGCTGGTTCAAGGATCTCTCGGCGATCGAGGATGATGGTCACCAGCGTCACCGATAG